The Felis catus isolate Fca126 chromosome B2, F.catus_Fca126_mat1.0, whole genome shotgun sequence region TGTGGAAATCTACAGAGCCCTTTAACACATACTGCTATTTCCCCAAAGTCTTACCTCTACGGAGATGCCTCGGGCACTGGGCCCCATGGTAACTGTGCCCACCTTCACTAGGAAGTCACAGTACTGGTAACGGGTACCCCGGGTCTCAATCTTGCTAGCCTTGGCACTCTGGAAAAAGCCCTTGAGCTTCACCATGAGCACATCGAAGTTGGTGTCAGCAATGAGGCAAGGGCCATTCTCAAAGAGGGCGAAGCAGCTCAAAGGGTACTCTGAGTTGTGCATCACGTACATCAGCTTCCCAGCCTGACCTGCAGGGACAGAGATCCTATCGGCATCAAGACCTTCATCTGCAAACCCCAGGACAGAGTCAAAGGCGTGGAACAAGGCCAGATGGCATTGTGCCATTACCTCAGCGATCTTGGAAGGAGATGGGGCAGGGGGGAATCCCCTCACTAACAGTCTTttccagagaggaagggagacgaACGGCAGGCAAGGCAGCACGTGGTAAAACCTCACCCCACAGAAAACGTGAGAAGCACAAGGGAACTTTGATAGCAACTGCTAACAGTTTAGTTAAGTTCTTAAGAGGGATGGGCTCACAGATGGATGTTTAATGAGGATGATCAATGATGATGATCGATGACCGACACAGACTTCACATACAGTCTTCTGTATGATCATTTCTTGCAGAATAGGGACAATGAAGTAAAATTAACAACACCTGAGTATACCAAATGAAGCAGATGCTCTCTTTTCtgtccatcccttcctcccttggCCTCCTCCCTGAGACACAAAGGTGGCCCCACAGACGTAGCAAAGGGGAGGATCTGAGCTTGAGGCTGGAAAGGTAGGCCAGAATGAAGCTGTGATAAGTCTTGTTTTCCAAGCCTCAGGAAGTATGGACTTTACCCTGAAGGCACTGATGAACGCTTGGAGTACTTTAAGATATCAGCTGACTTGGGAAGCAATCGGCACAATCGCAGAAAGAACTCAGGATCTGGAATCAGAAGGTTGAGTTTCGAGCCCCAGTCACCCCTTCCAATTTCTGAAAAATGAGCTTTCTCATTGGTTACACTAGAGATTTTTctgcaagaaggaaggaaagctaCATATATTTGGTTAACTAAGAAACGGAAAGCAAGATCCACTCCCCCCTTATATACTACAAGAGTCAATGGATAGACAAGGACAATCCCAAGTATTTAAGACTTacctattcaaatatttattaagtacttaacTATCCCCAACATCGTGCTAGGGTTTAAGAGGCAGGTTTAAGAGATTTAAGTAGAGGACATAGCAGCTGGCCTCAGGAAGCTGACACTCTCACTGGCAACAGGGGAAAGACCAAAGTACGTATGTGGAATAGACCAGAAGTCTTTTTGGAAGGAAGAACAGAGCCGGAAGAAATCAAAGTGGGCAAGAGTCAGCAGGAAACATGTTCATGGAGAAAAGAGGACTACGTACCCTATGAAGAGAGGATAGAGTTCAGCCACACTGAGAAGGAAAGATATTCTAGACAAGGATGAGAGTTTAACAGTGGAAAAGAGGAGATGGGGTGGAGGGGCCGCTATACAGGCCTCTACTCTGCTGCCACTTCCGGAACTCAGGCCCTGCGCCAACCTCCCCCTACATCCCTCCTCACTGCTTGTTGCCAATTCATACATTTCACCTCCTGCTAAATCCAGTGCAAAACATTTCAACCCTCCAAAAggaccgaaaaaaaaaaaaaaaaagacatccaaagcTGATCTGTCATTCTGTTCTTATGCAAACTCACTGTAAGTACTTAATTCATAACTATGTAAGTCTGAGAGTGTTCTTActgtcttgaaaatattttgacagTCAACTGAGGTTTTTTTAATGAACGCACTGCCAGTTgtttataacaataataattttttttaagtttatttattttgagagagtgcgtgcacaagagcaggggaggcacagagagagagagggagacagagaatccccaagcaggctcctgcctGTCAGTGATGAGCCCAACAAGGGACtgcatctcatgaaccgtgagatcatgacttgggctgaaatcaagagttggacgctcgggacacctgggtggctcagttggttaagcatccgactcttggttttagctcaggtcatgatctcacggttcgtggattccagccctgcatcaggctctgtgctgacagtgcacaacctgcttgggattccgtctccctctctctctacccctcccttgtactcccgctctctctcaaaaataaacaaacaaacatttaagaaaaaaaaaaaaaaaagagttagatgctccaccgactgagccacgcaggtgcctgaCAATAGCATGTTTTAAATCTCAACAGAGTATTTCCGTATCTGCACACACTTGTGAAGCAAGCAGAACCAGTGTCGCTGTCCCCCtgttacagacaaggaaaatgaAGCTAATGGGTtctggaccagcagcagcagcaccaccaACTGGGAACTTAATGGAAATGCAGATTCTCTGTCCCAGCCCACGCTTACTGAGTGGGAAACCCTGGAGGGGCCCAGCAATCAGTTGTGACTGAGCCCTCTGGGTGATGTTAATGCTGGTCCCTATGAGAACTTGTGATCCAAAGGCACAGAGCCAGTAAGGAACAGAACTGGACCTCCAATCCAGGCCTTCTGACCTTaagtttatttctccttccattcTACCCCGCTGTCTGCCACGAATGTGTCCTCTCCCCAACTAGACTGTACCTCCTTGAAGAGTAAAGGTCAGATTAGGAAAACAAAGCCCATAACAGGTAGTGTCATCGACGTAGTATGCCATCTTATATCTATGCACAAATGTTTCGGTTTCCAAATGCTTTCACAACAATTCTCTTTTAATTCTTACATCCTTCCTAGTGAAGGCAAAACTAATAGTAACACTGTGATCTTATTGATGCTGAAACTCCACAGAGCTCTgatttatcaaatatttgttacatttacAACCTCAGCTCTAAGTGCTTTGCAGATACTAATTTAATTAGCACAACAACACTAGGAGATCAGTACTATGATATTTTCACTGtacaaatgacagaaatgtaCTGGGAAGGTACAGAAACAGAGCCCATAGCAGACAGTTTCATTAGAAGGGATTTAATACAGGGAACAAAATACAGGGgttggaaaaactgaaaaaacaaatggTGAGGCCGCCCAAATATTAGGAACACAGGGATGTACTACTATCCTTAAggctggaaggagaaagagaagatgtGCTGTCATTAGAGCCAGACGAGGGCCACCCAGCAGGAGCTAAAACCAAGGAAGAGACACTGCCACAGCCAGAGATCCAGAGACACGGCccaaagcagagggagaggaggagatattgtgctctccctttcttctgTCCTCTAACCTTCCCCAGTGCAGTAAGTGGCCAAAGGTAACTAAAAAGGGGCCAGCAAAGTTACAGCTAGTATGTGACCAGAACTCAGTTCTCTGGTTCCATGATCTAGGCTCTTAATCACTGTGCTTTGGAACTGTCCTAAGTCAAGTAACTGCAGAGCCAAGACTAAGAGAACCCAGGTTCCCTAACTCACATTCAAAGATTCTCCTGGGGCAgtgggtgactcaggtggttaagcatctgactcttgatttcggctcaggtcacgatctcacgatttcgtgagttccagccccacaaggggctgttagcacagaacctgcttgagattctccctctttgtctgcccctccccccacttgcattttctctctctctctctcaaaataaataaataaacttaaaaaaaaaagattctccttGTCTCTCTACCAACACCACCAATCATCCACAGTCCATCTCACctctcaatatatttaaaataaaagttgattcACTGGTCAAGGTTATGCCAATGAGGTATCCAAGACTACTAGCTAGGTGTGGGAATCAGAAAGCCTTTCTGTAGAAAGTTCTAAACACTCTAAAGCTGTGAAAGAATCATATACAAAGACTTCTGAGCCTAAAAGGAGTCTTTCTCAAACTTAAAAGGGTGCTTAATGATCCTCAAGGGAGCTGGCTGAAATGTAACTGAGGCCTGTAGCTCCAGTCCAGTCAGTAAGCAGGGCCAGGATTCTGCACCTTTAACAAGTAACCCAGGTGAATAGATGCAGAGGCAGTTAGCCAGTGACCAATCCCCCCGAGAAACGCAGCTCTAAAAGTGAGAAGTGCAAAAACACCAAAACACAGGCCCCGTATAAGAGATGAAGGACGAAGAATTAACGAACTCAGAAACACCGTCTGCCACATGTTCGAGAATACCACCCTTTGCAAAAGAGCATAAAGAACTCAGTGAACCCGAATGTCAATCAACTCCAAGCCAAGGTTGCATCTCACTGACCTTGGCTGCCAAGAGTGGAGGCGGCTGTGTGGTAGGTCTCACAATCCACACAAAATGTTCCTTGTTTCTCTGCCCCAAGCATCTCCAGTTTCCGGGTGAGGAGCTCCACGGTCTGCTGGACACTCTTGCCCTCAGCCACAGGCATCTGGGACACACTAGAAGGGAGAGGACCCAATCATCAGTATCCAGAAGCACATGTGCACTCATTGAGCCACTCATTTGCCCACAGACTCACAGCTCTTCAGGGCCAGGAGTTACCTTAAGAGACCACCTACCCTGatcctctttctcattttaaagacaaggagagagaggctcAAGTCCCTGAGAGCTCCACTAAGAACTACAGCACAGGTCTAAGGACACTCACACCAGTGCAGTGAACGTCCTATCACACTGCTTTCCCAAGTGTGACATGTGTGCCAACGTTCAAGAGGTTTTAGGTGGCACACAGACTGAGCATTCCCTAACATTAAGTCATATGAGAAAAGAACATCCTTTGCAATTCCTTCAGTTCTGACTATATCAGGAAAACCTCAATTTGGGGTATGTTTTTACCAAGTCTCTAACACTTTGAACGGGCGCTGTCCAGTAGAGTAGCcacaagccacatgtggctttttacactgaaactaataaactaagttaaattaaaaatccaactccccggggcacctgggtggctcagttggttaagcgaccaacttcagctcaggtcatgatcttgcagtttgtgagttcaagccctgcatcaggctctgtgctgacaggtcagagactggagcctacttcagattctgtgtctccttctctctctgccccttccccgctcacgccctatgtctctctgtctctcaataataaataaatgttaaagaaaaaaaattttttttaataaaaaaaatttttaaaaaattcaactccCCACCTGCACTATCCACATTTCTAAGGCTCAAAAGCCACATTGTGACTAGAAGCCGTGTATTAGACAATGCTGttatagaacatttctgtcattgGCAACTTCTTTTCAACAGCCCCAGGATCAAAGAGAAAGCAAACCTCAAGTTTATAATCTTTAGGAATGAGAGGCAACAGTATGTACACAAATTTAatccaaacaatgaaataaaaatgttcaagatTTCCTTCTATGGTAAGTAAAACTAGCTCCCCCTTTAGAGTAGTAGGTAACAATCATTAGGCACAAACCATGTGCCAGACCATTCCCAAAGGCCCTTAGATGAATTAACTCTGAATCCTCACAAAAGCCCTATAAGATGAGCTGTTAATTCTCTCCTTGCTACAAATGAGTAAACTGAAGTGGAGAGGGGTTGAGTAACTCGCGAAGGGCCACATAGCTTGATGTAGTGTAGCCAAGATTCAAAGCCAGGCAAGCTGGCTTTATGTCTGTGCTATACTAGACGGCTTCCTTAGGGTTgtaattgccttttaaaatatttttaaggaaaataaatggattcgaaagaaaacattaataaatagtACAGGTGGTACCTAACTACATACAAACCACGTTAGTGAATTTTGGAAGATACTACATTACTTTATGATCAACTAAATGAAGTATAAGAATGGAGTCCTGTAACTAAAAATTGTCACTACTCTCCATCAGAAAAAGCACTCATAAGTAAGGATGATGATATGCCTTATTGTGAAACATTGTAAAAGTGATATTATGGGGGGAGTCAGAAGTCCCAGGAGTGTGAAAAACTTGATTAAGGGTCCCAACAGACTGACAGCCCATTCCTTCTGTCTTCTACTGAAAGAACAGGGGCTCCCAGGGTTCCCAGCCACTATGCTACAAACTTTTCATTCCATTCCTCACACATCCCCCTTGCACTAGAGGATTTGTAAAAGGTTCATGATGTCCACTGTAAACAACAAAGGTGACGTCATGGACAAACCGACAAGAACCTGAGCTGCAGGAGAGAGTAGTCTCCCCCAGGCTCTTATGCAAGAAGCTTCCAACCACTGACTTCAGATATCCTAACCTCCAGCTCTCTCTGACTGGAAAGATGCTAAtactaaatattcaaaacaaagcaATCCTTGAAATCTAGCATTTTGGAACTAAGGCCTGCAAGAGCAGTAGGCCCATACCTTCCTCTGCCACCCTGAATTATATCATGTTAGAGATAAAAAGTCCATAAAAACTAGACCGTGTAATTAAACACAGAGGGAGACGGATCCCCAAGAGGTGACGCGCCTGAACCCCAATCTAACTGCCAGCAGCTTTCTCTCTAGACCCACTAGCTTAAAACGGCCACAC contains the following coding sequences:
- the MED20 gene encoding mediator of RNA polymerase II transcription subunit 20 isoform X1, whose protein sequence is MGVTCVSQMPVAEGKSVQQTVELLTRKLEMLGAEKQGTFCVDCETYHTAASTLGSQGQAGKLMYVMHNSEYPLSCFALFENGPCLIADTNFDVLMVKLKGFFQSAKASKIETRGTRYQYCDFLVKVGTVTMGPSARGISVEVEYGPCVVASDCWNLLLEFLQSFLGSHTPGAPAVFGNRHDAVYGPADTMAQYMELFNKIRKQQQVPVAGIR
- the MED20 gene encoding mediator of RNA polymerase II transcription subunit 20 isoform X2, with product MPVAEGKSVQQTVELLTRKLEMLGAEKQGTFCVDCETYHTAASTLGSQGQAGKLMYVMHNSEYPLSCFALFENGPCLIADTNFDVLMVKLKGFFQSAKASKIETRGTRYQYCDFLVKVGTVTMGPSARGISVEVEYGPCVVASDCWNLLLEFLQSFLGSHTPGAPAVFGNRHDAVYGPADTMAQYMELFNKIRKQQQVPVAGIR